The stretch of DNA tcaaaaaaaaaaaaaaaaaagggaaaatgtggACACAGACGCACATGTGGACACAGACACCACCATGTGAAGATTAAGTCAGAGGTCGAGGCAATGCTCCTTCAAGCCTAGGAACGCCAAAGACTCCCAGgaaaccaccagaagccagggaAGGAGCATGGAAGAGATTCTCCCACACAGCCTCAAAAGGAACCAACTCTAACACCATacatgatcttggacttctgacctTGAGAACCGTGAGACAATAAATCCCTATTGTTTAAGTCATGCACTTTgaagtactttgttatggcagccctagcaaactcatACAAGGACCCAGGCTTCTCTTCCCCCAATTGTCACCTCTTAGCAGACTCCTGACCTGGCAGCAGCTGGGACAGAGCTGCTCTGGGATGTTCTGGGCCTCAAAGCTGAGCCTGAGACTTGAGGTGAATCCCTGGCAGGGGCTCAGGGAGCTGTTGACCAAGGGTCCGGCTGGCCGGGGGTGACTGTGAAGGAGCCATGGCTGCTGTTCCCATCCCTCCAGCATCCCCTCCCCAAGCTGCCAGTGCAGGGAGGAGCCACTGCAGTGTGGACTCTAAGCCTcccagaggtaggaggatcccagCAGTTGTGAGGGGTCTGGGGAGGGAGGACAGGACTTAGCAGGGGCCTCTTCTCTGAATACTATGGAGCTCTCGCCCAGATGCCCACACTCTCGCGCACCTCCCCCCACACTCACAATGCACAAAGAGACTCAGAGAGATTTGCAGGGAGCCCAGAGGATGCTGAGCACGGCAGGTGAAATCTCCTTCTGCAGACCCTACTTGAGGCAGCTCCAGGACCCCGGTATTGGAGATGGGGGTGGCGTTCAGGGCGGGGAAGCCCTGGAACCAGCTCAGGTGTGCAGGGGGGTTGCCGTCAGCATCACAGAGCAGCCGCAGAGCCTGGCCCTCCAGGACAGGGAGGGACGAGGTGTTTTGCAGGATTTTGAAGGCTTTGGGGAGAGAGGTGTAGAGAGTGAGAGATGGGGTGTAGGGGCAAGGCACTGGTGTCCCTCTCCTCCTGTGGGGTCCACACTAGCTCTGAGGAGGAGACTAGTAAAGTGGGGGCCTCAGGTCTTCAGAAAAGCCCAGACCATTTCCCTGGAGATGCCCAGGCTGTCCTGCAGAGAGTGGAGCAAGGGCTGCAGACAGCGTTGTGGCAGACAAGTGCCATTCCTGGACCATGGAGACGCCTGAGGCAGTAGGAAAACAagcaagagagaagagggagTGCGAGGGGTGTGGCAGCTCCTGCGGATGAGGCGACAAAGGCTGGGGGTGAGCAAAGACTCAGTTCAGGTCTTTGAAGTCTAGGGAGGCCTTAGTCCTGGCTTCTCAAATTGATCCCCGTTAGTCCCCACTCTGCTTCCATCTGGCCCTGGAGAGAACAGGACTGGCTGGTTCCTACCTGCACTGTTTCCTTGGAAGATGCTGATGGCCACTTTCTGTGGAGCATCTGGGGTGGAAAGAGGTGGCCGCCTCAACATCCCTGAGGAGGGATGGTAGGCATGGGGCCTTCCCCTCAGGAGCCATGAAAACAGGGAAGGGGGCTCTCCTCTTTGGCAACCAGGTCCCCAACTTTAAGCTCTGGCTCAGCCCTGCCTTGTCCCCCCACACCCTCAGGGACCCGGGCGTCCTGGCCCAGCACTCACAGGAGACATTGAGCTGGATGGTTCTCTCCATGGTCACACCGGCTCCAGGGAACGTCACCTGACAGGTGAGGTTGGTGCTGTGGTCCTGGGGCCGTGGGGTGATCGTGAGCACTGAGGACTGGGTGGTCCTGGGGcccagggaggtgggggcagcTGACATCCAGGAGAAGATGGGGGGCGTCCCCTGCTCACAGACCCAGGGCACAGAGCAGGTCAGATTGCTGGGATGGCCAGACTCCAGGGTCCCTGGGATGGAgatgttgggcctgtgggtcAGGGCTGGTGAGGAGATGGGGACGCAGGATGAGGATGGAGGTCTGAGGTTTCACCCAGGGGGAAGCCCAGTCTCTGGTCCAGCTCCTTCTCTGAGCCCAACATGCTTAATCGTACCCGCCTCCCAAGACGGGGCTCCCATCCCAGCCCTGCCCTACGGCCCCCATGACCTTCCCCTGTGGCTAGTCCTGGAGCTGATTCCTTACCCATCACATGCACAGAGAGCTTGGAAGATGTATAACCGTATTTCATCCATTTGTACTTCAACCGAAAGAAGTATGCAGCATTGTCCCTCCTCCGGGCATCTCTGATGCTCAGGGAGCAGTTCTTCCTTCTGTAATCCCAGAGGAGGTGGAATCGGCCCCGGGTCTCCTCCTGCACTTCTTCGTCTGGGTCGTTTGTGGCCACTGGAACATCAGCCCCTTCCAGGAACCAGTAGCCATAACCATAGTACGAGGCTGGAAGGGTAGTGGGCAATCTGCAGGGTACGAGGACGCACAGACCCTCCTGCACCGTCAGTGACTCTGGCCCCTCCAGCTGGAATCTCCGCTCCTGAGCCAGGGCCCCTATGGAGACATGAGGGTCAGCTCGGCCCAGCCCCACGGCACCTCTCCCCTGGCCCACTCACCTGCCCAcagcaggggcagcagcagcGGTAGCATCTCTGAGGCGAGGCTTCCTGAGCTCCCTGCATGagcagagaaggggaagggagtggAGGGGAAGGACTGCGGGGAGGAACGGGTGGCTGCGGAGGAGCGCGTGATCTCGGCTGTTCACAGAAGAGGAACTGCGAAGCCACAAGCCCTCGGAGCTCCACTCCCTCTGCACAGAGCAGACGGAAACTTTGCGACCCAGAGACCTGCCCAAAGAAGAGCAGAGAAGAGACTGTGTCCCGCCTCCCACCTCGGGGCTTCCTGTGAGCAACAGAGCCCGGACCAGGGCCTCCCGGGGCATCTGAGGAATGCAACACCTGTGTCCAAGGCCCTGCCCACCTGAGGTGCTTTTCTGTGCACCACTGTTTACACCTGGGAGCTGGTCACTCCTGGCCCCAGAGAGTCACAGCCTCATCCCACGCCATGAGAAAGTCAGTCCTGCAGGATATAGGATTCTGTAGGGTCTGTGGGAGTGTCTGGGACAGTGAAAGGAAGAAGGGTCCCAGGTGCAGTGTGGGTGAtagccactcattcattcactcactcattcattcattcattcattcaccaaagaCATAGTGAGCATCTGTATGTAGGTCGGGCTGGAGAAGAGATGCCAGGGACCTGGTCCCTACCCTTGAGATGATCCCCATCCATAGCTTCCCATCCTCAGCACACACCCTCACTATCTAGCTTTAGAGCTGTGGACACTGGTGAGTTTGCCAAGTGACACAGTAGAAtgccagatattttttaaaacgtGAGTATGGAGGTTTTTCCTTGACAGCTAGTACGCTGATTTACAAAATTTCAATGACATCTCCAAAATAAGAACCATGCAACATCTTCATGTGAATCAAAAAGGACACATATTTTATGAACTGCAGTGCAG from Gorilla gorilla gorilla isolate KB3781 chromosome 20, NHGRI_mGorGor1-v2.1_pri, whole genome shotgun sequence encodes:
- the SIGLEC6 gene encoding LOW QUALITY PROTEIN: sialic acid-binding Ig-like lectin 6 (The sequence of the model RefSeq protein was modified relative to this genomic sequence to represent the inferred CDS: inserted 1 base in 1 codon) is translated as MQGAQEAXASEMLPLLLPLLWAGALAQERRFQLEGPESLTVQEGLCVLVPCRLPTTLPASYYGYGYWFLEGADVPVATNDPDEEVQEETRGRFHLLWDYRRKNCSLSIRDARRRDNAAYFFRLKYKWMKYGYTSSKLSVHVMALTHRPNISIPGTLESGHPSNLTCSVPWVCEQGTPPIFSWMSAAPTSLGPRTTQSSVLTITPRPQDHSTNLTCQVTFPGAGVTMERTIQLNVSSFKILQNTSSLPVLEGQALRLLCDADGNPPAHLSWFQGFPALNATPISNTGVLELPQVGSAEGDFTCRAQHPLGSLQISLSLFVHWKPEGRAGGVLGAVWGASITTLVFLCVCFIFRVKTRRKKAAQPVQNTDDVNPVMVSGPRGHQHQFRTGIVSDHPAEAGPISEDEQELHYAVLHFHKVQPQEPKVTDTEYSEIKIHK